Below is a window of Quercus robur chromosome 6, dhQueRobu3.1, whole genome shotgun sequence DNA.
ataaatttgaaaattaatgttAGTGATAGTTATTGGATTGTGTCCTCTTCAAAGTGgacaaaattgataaatttgaaaattaatgttAGTGATAGTTATTGGATTGTGTCCTTTTCAAAGTGGCGAAACCGACAATATATGTAGTAGGTAATACTCTTACcgtataaacttttttttttttcttttttaaacaagCACGTACAAcaaggagagagaaaggaaaagaaattctaacacaaagacacaTCATAATTCTACTCAAAAATCATGATAATTTTTAAGGGAACCATATAAACTAATTAAGTCTTGGGTAATTGTCATTTGATTTTTTACGCTaagttttttttgtaaattcttTCAATCATATTAATTTCTCATATGTTCATCATCGTTAAGGTAACTCTGTTACTCACAACTTTGTTAGACATACTAAATATGTTGTAGATTTTTTAGTGTAGATGAGAGATGTTCTATCACGCTTCTTTACTATAATTCATGCCGATATGTTtcttcttaagaaaaaaaatttgcatgtttggttaatttttaaaaaatttatttggtctatttatttatgtataattttttttttttaaatctcattaTTAATGCACACAAAAACCGCTAGAAGACGTCCGTATTTACAAATACTTACAAACTTCTTTTATGATAAGGCAGGAACAAAAAGCCAGTGGTGGATACAACATGTCCTTGGTCGTTTATCCATCTATGTAcgtaaattgcaaattaaaaaatttgcaaaaagctcttttttttattaaaacaagtGGAAAAATCTTTCTGTCACAATCAAAAAGAAATCGGAATCtgatattttattatcaaatttctTAGCCACCAAACTTTTTTCCCAACAAAATGCCATATATGTAACATGTTTTCTTCACATTCATATTATTTTACTTAAACAAAACCAGCCGTGTCTATGAGATAATGGAAACGATAGTTCCAAGCAATTCACAACTCACCATCCAAATCAAAATTCACTTGACGTGCGGGAAACTCCAACTTGAATAATTTCTGGACATTGTGCCTTTGCTACGATAGCTCGCCCCTAACACTTTCATGTATAAATATACATACCAATCATTGTTCAATCCTCGCTTATCCACAACCATCTCTACTATACTTAGTACACTTAAACCTTTAGCTACACAAGCTAATCTTATTAGCCACAAGTACAACCAACACCTATGGCTTCCACTGATAAGCCTACAGACCCAGAATACAACAAGGgagctcctcctcctcctcctccatcGGCCACTGTGAACTGTTCTGTTTTGGATGTAACCCTCAGGGTCTTATTATTTGCGGCAGCTCTGACGGCTGTCGTGGTTGTAGTCACTAGTGACCAAACCAAGTTTATTGTTCAGCTAGGAAGTTATCGCGAGGCCAAGTTTAAACACTCCCCGGCTTTGGTGTAAGTTACATGTCTTTACTTTTGGTGAAAGTTTTGTTCCATTATAGAGAGTTACAATTAATTACATGCATGTAgtctttaatttcatttttttttttttaagtatatattGGTCTATTTGTGTTCTTATGATTTAGTATTTGCAAAGAAGTATCGTGTGTATATGTtacgtacatatatatatagcttcCAACATGATTTGACTTTTAACTTCAACATGTTGATAATCAAGGCTATAAGCCTTAGTACTTCCAATTAAGAGGTGGGTTGAGGTTGTACCTACAAATCAATGACCCAATATTGGTGGGAAGGCAGAGACAAATGGTTAAGAGCACTCATAGCAATtgagctaaatagctatatagttATTTTAGCTCtactaaaacacaaaaatccaCACTACAGCAATGGagttaaagataaaatttttaccttcattgctacagtgcacatctataaacaaatgtgcactgtagctgaaggctaaaaaaaaaaaaaaaaaaaaaaaaattgtttttggttcacactactttttttttatttcttattctttctgCATTCATTCTCTTTTCTCCATGTCTCTCTTCTCACTGCCTctcaatctcttctttcttcctccacaGTCTCTTCTGTTGCTTCTCTTTAGTTTCAGCTGAGACCTAGATAACTTTTTACagtgcaaaacaaaaacaaaaagtttaattCCAATTTGGgttctcaaaaaaattgaaaatttacataaaaatatgagctttaagttatcaaaattgagttttttttttttttttaaactatatttATTGCAATCTGAATTAtagatttgttgggtttttgagGAAAAACGCAATAAATAGTTTTTCTTGATCTGGGTTGttcttattttgagtttttggatGAGGGAGCAGATGGGGAAAAAGCTTGGGCTTTTTGTGTGGGTATGGTTTATGCTATGTGGGTTTTGTGTGGGAAGGTTTGTGGTAGAGAAGAACAACTTGAAAGTGACTTCACCAAGCTCTCTGAGCGGTATCCATGAATGTGCACTGTGATTGTGTTTTAGCGTTGATTTttctgctttctttttttcttttttttcttcttcattggtTTTGATGGGCACGGCGGGGTTGTGGTTGTACAGtgatttttatgtgttttatgGTGGTTGTGGTTATGTATTAGTggttgaatgaaatattattttattataatgtttatattattttattgtgtaagaAGTTAAAATAGTTCCACTGCTGTAGAATgtgaaaagataaaataaataacgtaattttttgtatagttaaaaagctaaaattttagctccactattgtggatgctctaacaaACTAAATCACTCTTACCATGTTTCATGAATATGTCGGTCAAGAGAACATGTAATTAAAGGAAATTTTGCCGTGGTCCTTCGCCGCCATGGTAGGccaaataagaagaaaaagttggCAACAATATTAAAGTGGGAAGTACATTGATATAAGTATGAAAAAGGCATTAATTAATTTAGTCCACTTATACCTACTACCAGTTAAGAATCAAGAATGCAGCTACCTAATGCTTGGAAAAAGTATGTCCCTGGTTTTTTTCCACTATTTTTGTGAAGAGTATTGTGGTTTTTCCTTATTGGGAGAGCCTGTGTTTGAATCCCCTTGTtgtaaggggaaaaaaaattatcttcttGTTAGGGAAAAAGGGTTCTTAATCAATTTGACCAATTGATTGATAATTTGCACATAATTTAAATTGTGTGTGGAGGTGGATAATTATGTTTAATGTATAGTAATAAACTATATGACATACGAAAAAGAAGGTATTTGATATCATTGAAATATACCACACCCATCACATGGGAGTGAGTTtcgtattttatttatttattaataagttAGTTCCACATTTGTGTGGTATGATATATCCTACcagcataaaataaaaattgcataatCTGTATGCATATTAGCAACAAAATCAATCATGcaacaattttatttcaaatattatCAAGTTGCCCATGGAAGAAAATAACTAAAAAGGAAATTAcgtgtaaaaactaaaaaggttcaaaagataaaaataaaataaaataaaaaggaagacatTTTATACCACCTTTAATTGTCAGCATTCACAAGGCTTTCGAAAGTAATAAGGGTATCAATTAATTTCACCTATGAAATTGCAGGTACTTTGTTGTGGCACTGTCCGTTGCTGGACTTTATAGTATCATTACAACCTTAGCATCACTCTCAGTCATGTGGAAGCCAAACTTGTCAACCAAGTTCTTGCTCCATTTTGCATTTTGGGATGTGGTAAGTAAGCTGTctcttcattaataaaagtaatatGGAAAATAACAAGAGCAATTTGTGAACAAAGTCAAGGTTTACTTATTAATCTTTGTACAATCTTTTTATGACACAGCTGATATTGGGGCTAGTAGCTTCAGCCACTGGCACAGCAGGCGGTGTTGCATATGTTGGATTAAAGGGCAACAAGCATGTTGGGTGGGTTAAGATATGCAACAATTATGATAAGTTTTGTCATCATCTAGCAGGATCTCTTGCAGTCTCTTTGTTCGCTTCCTTTGTGCTTGTTCTTCTAGTTTGGCTCTCAGTTTACAGCCTTCATCGTCGGATCCCCAAGTAAGAGCTAGCCTCCACAAGTCCAAAAattccataaatatatattatgcgAATTATGGCCACAACCATTAAGCAAATTGTGTGTTtgtacaaaatttgaaatttctacGTATGCATTTGTGTAAATTTAGGGGGGGGAGCTTTTGTGTAGTTTCTTCTATATCTTATATTTGATTTGTcatgtttgtagttttttttcaTGTTATCAATTATGTTACATgtaattgaatttgaattataaGAATATTGTCTGCTTCACTTGtgattgttaaaaaataagccTTAAGAGTGCTAAGAATATTCGCATCAACTTGTATAAAAATTCtgtctattttaatataaagacatattttttatattttacatactCACATTTCAAAACATCTTATATTAAATCTTACATTAAATTAAGTTACGTCTAAGTCCATATCgaaaacaaatttatttatctAATGTCAGTTTGATTTGAAAAGGATTACAAACATCTATATTTTTAGATTACGAACGCTCAAAGATTATCAagacctaattttattttatttatttattacatttttaaataataataaaacaaaagagaataaaGTCGTGGGGTACTAAATTATGAACACCTAGCCAGATTGGCCGAGGATACGAACTTATGATGCTTGGCTGAGGCCCATATGAAACGAAACAATGGCTTGAAAACAAGCGTCCAACCAAGCTTAAGACTAGATTTGGTTGGGGTTCGCCCAGCCCGTGCAGTAGTGCAAGGCACGGCCGACGCTCAAAGGTCCCAGTAGCAAGCTACACTAGCGGACCTtcccccataaaaaaaaaaaaattttgttaatatcATGTGGGACATTAAGACACTGATAGAACATAGCTGAGATCTTTTGGTTCCTCTGCTCGTCAAACTCAGGCGTCCTCATTGGCTTGAAATACAATATATGGAAACAACTACAGATATCTACTATGATACTTTGACATAGCTATGGTGATAGCAGATTAAAATTTCTACAATATCTTAAAAGTGAGGCTTCACTACTCATTTGCTTGGTCCCCATATATAGACAGTAtgtaaacaaacaaagaaaacaggTGCGGAATTTTATTCATATGTAACTCACTTTTAACATGTTCTAGGTGTAAACCCAATCTATGTACCAGTAGACAAGCAAATAAACTCagttacaaaaccaaaaaagatcAGTGAGTGATCAAAATATAGGCAAATATCAACAAGGACAATGCTATATTACAAAGCAGTTCACAGCGGATAATAATAACAAACTTGAACCAACGAAtcaaaaatagacaacaaatgGTCACAAGGCTTTCCAAGCAGGAAACATTGGAGCTGACTTAGCACACGAAGAAACAACATCATTTTGAATAGATAAAGCTGTCTACTATGACCACTCAATCATGGTAATAACAGATTTCTACAAAGTATACTCTGATCACTTGACATAATCATATGGCGCAGAATTTGATGTAAATTAGAAAGAACATTTACCATTCTGATTCAGTACAACCAGTCTGCTTTGACATCTTATATGAACTTAATTACAAACTTACGCAATCCAAcatgaaatatatatacacacactcaaaTCAAGCCTCATACTCACAAGTTTGTTCAAGAATATATGTTTTAAGTATCATCACCACATGTAAGGTTACTATGAAATCCaagtgaaaaatatatatagcaaAAACTTCTTTAGAAATAACATGAGAGATGCGGGTTATTCTACACTTTAAGTTTGCGCTTGGAATTAGAGTTTAAAGTAAACTTATTTTACTAGTTAGTTTATTTTCActattattcaacttatttttgcaactattcatggatcccattgcacttttttgatattattcatgaatcctactgtactattttaactaacttttacatttatctacaatactttcaacaaaaagttttcaatttcaactaaataagttgttcccaaataaattctaaattccAATGCCAACATGGCATAGGAGAGATGTGGCGTAGTAGCATTGTAGGGCCACGTGACTTTTTGGTACCAagtgggcttaaaaaaaaactgtcttGAAATTTGGTCCAATTGACAAAAATAGCAGATTTTTCCACTAGACTTGGATAGGGTACGCCAGGCCCATGCTGTAGTGTATCACATTGGCAACACGCAGAGGCCCCAGTAGCAAAGCTACTGTGCTGGGCCTTCACACTTTATTATCTTGTGGCCCAATGGGTGACATATGAGATATTAAATTGAGAGCAGTAGTGGGCCTTCCAGAGTCgtaaacatattatttaaaatgttacATGACTCGTTAGATAAGTTTTGTgactaaaattatatatgaatgattttattaatttctatgtaaatttttctttaaactgATTAGGAGGTAAAACTTTGTCATactaagagaatgaaaaattactCGGTTCAATTAGTGTATTTCACCTTTCTCTCACGTAATTGTGATACCATTTGCAAACGCAGTTATGAACTTTTATATGAGATGTAATAATTTCACCAAAAGCAAAAGGACCTCTGTGATCTTGCATTCAGATTTGTGACAGTTACACTTGCTTGATGCTGGTGCAGTTTAGGCCATTCAATTGGCTATATTTTACTAATTGTTATACAATCTGGCACTCTTCATGTCCAAATCAAACTTCATTTTCAATGTGGATAAATCCATGGATTTGAAGTAACTATAGAAAAGAACACGGCCAGAAATCTTCTTTCCGCTTGGACGCTAACAAGGCATCTCCAAGttgcaaaaaaatatagatatataaagTAACCAATTTGCCAATACCTAATTCATTTGATGGTCTAGTCACTAGTCAATAGCTGACCAAGCAGCGCAGGACCCATCTTGGTGGCAATAACAGTTAGTGATTTAAGAGCACTCATAAGTGAttgtataaaagaaaatagaacAAATTTTTAGCCTATCATGCGTAAAATTCACTTGCACCAGGTCATGcaaagttttgtaaaaatacataGTTGTTAcactttttatgaaaatttacaCTAATACTATTCATTTTACATTCACTAGAACGAAGAGAGTGGATGGTAATTGTtgtatgaagaaaaagaaacaattaaaaaaatcaataaattttgaTATCTTAATAAAATGTAGTATAAATAGATACTCATccacttaaaaataataataattaacctcacccaaaacccattttattttcttaaccaaaataaataaataccagTAATGCTTTTTAGTGAAGAATTATGAGCCAATGTCTAATAATGCAAAGCATCTTAAAGGACCAGCATGATAACcgtaccaaaaataaaacccaaatacAACTTAACAGTTCCTTCAAAGAAGAGAACTATAATAGGCCGACTTTCTAGAAAACGATATTTAAAATAGATTTGGGTGGGGTGCGCCAGGCCCGTGCAGTAGTGCAAAGCATGGGCGACGCTCAAAGGCCCCAGTAGCAAGCTACCATTACGGGCCTTcccccataaaaaatttatttaatatcatGTGACCCAATGGGTTGGGTCACATGATACATGACCCATTGGGCCATGCATCAGATATTAAACTGAGAAGAACAGATACTACACTTGATCTTAGCCAAAAGGCCGAGAAAGGTATGCTTTTTACTGTAGCTTGCTTCTGTTTTTATAGCTCATCTGTGCTTTTGCTCTTCTCTCACTTATTCCATGTGGGACATAGACACGCCAAAATAGAACATGTGCCCAGGCCGAGATCTTTTGGATACTCTGGTCATCAGACTCGTTGTATCAGGTGCCTCATTGGCTTGCTGCCTTTCATAGCCTTAGACCTGGGACATGATGCTTCTAAGACTTGGTATAATCTTCAGGCACAAACCAGGGCATTTTTTGTGTTGAATGCTATACATTAAAACTTAAACAAATGAATCAAAATCGACAATAAATGCCTACAATCTACAAGGTTTTCCGCCCAGGAAGCGCATCTGGAGGTGCGTTGGCACACAGAAGCACATCATTATGAACGTCTCCTGTTTTCTAGTTTCTAGAATGATGATTTGACATAGCCATGGTGATAGAAGATTTCTAAAAAGATCTCAAAGTGAGGTTTCACTACTCAAATGTACTCATTGGCTTGGTCCCTTTATATAGACAGTATGTAAACAAACAAAGAAGAGAAGTGCAACATTTTACTCATCTCTATGTATCTAACTCGCTTTAACATGTTCTAGGTGTTATCCCAATCAAACTATGTACCAGTAGAGAAGCAAATAAACTCAGTTACAGTTACAAGACAAAAATATCAGTGAGTGATCACAATACAGGTATATATTAGCAATGACAATGCTATATTCAAAAGCAgttcacagcagataataataatgcaaatatttaacatttggGAAAGAGATTGTTGTAAACTCATAAAAATACAGTCAATAAGAAACCAAATACCTTGAAGTGGACTGTATTACAAAACTGGTTGATCCAATTTAGCTATTGAAATTACTAACTCTAAATGACTTCGTGAACTTCAAAAAATTGTTTGCTCCCCTAATTCCTGACCTGCCATTCCCTCCCTCAGTACCGTCTTAAAGAATTCTTCCAATGTGTCTCTACCATAGCTAGGCGTTTTCTCAGCACTGTACTCTCCAGTTTCAGGATCCAAAACCAACATACTCTCAGCTGCATAATACCTTCCGATTTTCCCAAACTCTGCAGCATCTTCCATAGAAGGAAAAATTTTAACCAGGAAATCAAGAACCCCAATAGCAAAATCCATTATCCCTATTGGCACTTTCAAGAACTTGGGTTCCTTCCCCAAGAGCCTAAACAGCAACTCCCCTTGCTCTAGTGGTGTCAATGCCTTCCCCGGTCCACCAATTGGCAGTACCTGGTTAATCTTATCTTCACTCAACACGCAATCTGCAATAAACGACGCCAAATCCGACTCGCTTATCGGTTTACAAGCACACAACTTCCCATCTCCAAACATGACATAAGGCTTCCCATCTTTCACCAACTCAACCTGACCCCCCAAACTTTTAAAGAATGCAGTTGGCCTCACTATGCTATAACCGAACCCCTTATCCTCTTCAGCTTCTTTCATCAATTCAGCCTCAAACTTCAGCTTGGCACGCTGAAATTCGAGAAGAGGCTTCTGCACACATATTGCAGAAAGCAACACAAAATGGGAAGCCCCACGGTTCCTACCAGCAACAAGACTATTCTTTGTTGCCTCATAATCAATCTTCCATGAATCCTTAACACCACCACTACGGCTAGCAAGGCATGAGACTACAACATCAACAGAAACCCCTAAGTTTTCCAAAGATTTCTCCAAAGAATCCAAATTGGTCACATCTGAAAAGCACACATTGGCTCTTTTCAACTGATTCAAAGTCTCTTCCTTGCTATTTTTACCTTTAATCCCACTCCTCTCTCTAGCAATGGCTATAACATTGAACCCTCTACTAATTAACTCATTAACCACAAACTTTCCAATATACCCAGTTGAACCCACCACCAAGATGTTAATatcttttgggtttttgtttctgAAGGAAGATAAGGTGGTTTCAACAGACCCAGCTGTTGACGCTGTAACGGGTTTGAGTCTTTGAATGCTACACTTAAAGGGTTGGGATAAATTTAAAGATGAATACTTTAGAGCATAAGGGAAAGAGCTTACCTGAATTTGGTTGATGAATTGAGAAGAGAACCTTGCTGAGAAGCTTTGATTCTTTGGTGGAGAATGAAGATTGAATAGTGAACTGGAGGAGAAACAAAGGGACATTTTTTGAGTTCAACAGAATTGTGAGACAGGAATTTTGCGAAGTGGTGTCCATGGTTTTTTGTGTGCCTACTCTTTACTCTATCAGAGTAGAATCCAAATGATAGGTGGATGTGAATGAGATTACGAGAGTGATGAGATGACGTGTAATTGATAAAGttactcttcttttctttctttttttctcttttcttttttcttttttatcttgaaTACTTTTTTATCGcataaaagtattaaaaaaaaagaattatctatttttgtttttaatctaccactttacaatacacttaatatcaaatcatattatatcatattatatcatatcatattatatataataaaagtttggCTTAAACGCCGTAGTTGCGCCACGTGGTttcaccaaattgtagaaattttattaaatttttagatttttaaaaaactaaaaatgaataGTATACTACCAaaactctaattcattcttatcattaaataaaattagattaacattatttttttatttgttaggatatatttcttaaattaagggataatatttaacataaaaaaatttaatttagataatctTTATCATCtaataaacattattatttttatttgttaggacatatttcttaaattaggggataatatttaacatacaaataaaattagattaacattatttttttatttgttaggatatatttcttaaattaagggataatatttgtgggggtaaaattcatCAGTCAACAGTGGGTCTTGGTACCCATGCGGAGCCCAGCCATAACAGGAAGTGAAGACATGCCCAGAGGACTTCCAGCCCAACCCTGTTGGGCCGAACCGGGCTTGTTTAAgaggcgtccgaggaggagtgtctcctcggacgcaccaaatgggagtctAACGCACACCCTTCACATGGTGGGAAATCGTCCCAAATCGAGAGGAAATGCTAGACGCtcagggggcaaccacaactgccgcattaaatgcaaggaagctacttttccagccgcattaatgtagaaaatACAGGAGAATagtattatcttggccagtgcaactcacagaaaagggGGGTGTCCTATgagacaggcactcaagtagaggcccagatggttaacaagtgtagggccaTTACCAATTTAAGGACgatatataagagaagaaagtccccatgactaaaaaaaagagggagaaaaagagagagaaagagagagaagttttgtaaacaaagcataagataTTGTCCCATGAACTGTTATCCCAGGAAACTTAATAAAGCGTCCCCACGTTCAAATGATTGCATGACTTACTAACAATTACGTTTACTCTGTCTAGACCTAGTTCtacgacccactctctacaaattcattgttaagggtcttttgggccagaatcgcttgcttgctgggcctgggccccaaattCCGCCCTTACAAtgggcgccgtctgtgggaagaatttgtgtctcgacaagtgaaacagtaagaaatggaaggatcaggcCCGCGCTAAACTGGACGTGCAGATTCTCAACAGCaggacaattttttaaatatcgaACGAGGGAAAGACCAAGATAATCAGCGAGAGGGCAGcgtgaacacctctcacacgagtaAAAGCCACTCAAAAGGGAAGGATCATGCATCCCATAAGCAAAACGATCGAAAGGCTTTACAAcaagagattgatgatttgaagaaaaagctGCGCCGAGCATAGCAGAAACGTACTTCACCCGGCTTGGGCACTAGCAGTGACGAGGATAACGAATACCGGCGAAGATCAagaacccctccgagcgagacCTTTTCCTACGAGGAAGAGAGGCCTCGTAAACGCAGCCACAAAAGCCCAtcttaccaaggcctggccaACGATGCCATGAGTAAGGCCTTGGATCACATTTCCCAGTCGTCGTTTACACGTAGAATAGAGAGTGCAgtgcttcctcggcggttccatCAACCAACGTTTGCT
It encodes the following:
- the LOC126689156 gene encoding CASP-like protein 1D1 is translated as MASTDKPTDPEYNKGAPPPPPPSATVNCSVLDVTLRVLLFAAALTAVVVVVTSDQTKFIVQLGSYREAKFKHSPALVYFVVALSVAGLYSIITTLASLSVMWKPNLSTKFLLHFAFWDVLILGLVASATGTAGGVAYVGLKGNKHVGWVKICNNYDKFCHHLAGSLAVSLFASFVLVLLVWLSVYSLHRRIPK
- the LOC126689155 gene encoding divinyl chlorophyllide a 8-vinyl-reductase, chloroplastic translates to MSLCFSSSSLFNLHSPPKNQSFSARFSSQFINQIQVSSFPYALKYSSLNLSQPFKCSIQRLKPVTASTAGSVETTLSSFRNKNPKDINILVVGSTGYIGKFVVNELISRGFNVIAIARERSGIKGKNSKEETLNQLKRANVCFSDVTNLDSLEKSLENLGVSVDVVVSCLASRSGGVKDSWKIDYEATKNSLVAGRNRGASHFVLLSAICVQKPLLEFQRAKLKFEAELMKEAEEDKGFGYSIVRPTAFFKSLGGQVELVKDGKPYVMFGDGKLCACKPISESDLASFIADCVLSEDKINQVLPIGGPGKALTPLEQGELLFRLLGKEPKFLKVPIGIMDFAIGVLDFLVKIFPSMEDAAEFGKIGRYYAAESMLVLDPETGEYSAEKTPSYGRDTLEEFFKTVLREGMAGQELGEQTIF